The sequence ttttgtacacgaagtgcaccagaaaatttttatatgttttacagtgcgccgcgaaccaaaaaagtttgagaaccactgtgctagggcaaggatggagaacctgctgccctctggatgttgttggactccagctcccatcaactccagccagaaTGACTTAACAatcagagatggtgggagctgtagtccaaaagcatctggagagccccacGTTCCCCATTCCCATGCTAGTGGTTTTTTAAGCCATAAATGGCGCAACTAACAATTTtacaattattttttattttacaccAATGAAGCCAACTTCATGCTACACTGTGACAAACAgaaggtttctttctttctgtgttttAGCTTCTGCCTCTGAGAGTGTTGGGGAGCTTTCGGGGAGGACCCCAGACTGGATCTTTGAATCATGCACACAGCACAGAGCAGGGAAATGCCATAAAACCAATTGGGCGCTATCCAATTCCCATTAAGAAGGATTTGCCATATGATATAGTAGAACTCATGGAGGAAGTAGAAGTAAAGGTAAGAGTGTCCTATCAGGGGGGAAAAACCCTATCTCTCCAAAGAAACTTGAACTGCCGTTGTTTTTGGCTAGGTGTGTATGGGTGATTGGATTTCTGATAAAATTGATTACCTTAATTTGGTACACAAGGCGATAATCATTTTCACACCAGAAGTTACTGAGCTATGTGATTTATCATTGACTAGAAGTAGCAGCAGCGGTAGAGTAAGCAAAAGGATGTGAGCATACAATGGTTACAAGAAGGGTAAAGTTGGGCAGACAGCCAAGTCAGCTATGCCACTCCGCTGCTGTTCCGGGGGCAGTCGCTGCTTGGCCTGGGTGAGTGGTAAAGTCAAATGGCTGTACAAAAGCTTTGATTTGATGTAACCTGTGGCGTGCACTGCAGCCTGTCTCATTCAGGGAAACACAAATCTATATTGTGGATCTGCAAAATCATTAAGCTAAATATGGCAGATAAGCCATGTATGGTACCCTTCAGAGACACGATGATAAATCACCAGTTTTGCTACCTGCCTGGAACTGCAAGAACAATGAGGTGATTCAGCACCTGGCCGCCCACCTGGTGTGCTGTATTTGGCTTAGCGGGTCACAGCCTGCTATTCTGGAATGGGGAATGCTTGCTAGACATTATTATTTATGCTAGGTCACCCAATTTATTTATACTAGGTCACCCAATGTGTCCATTTTGCCCAGTGTGGTCTTATCTGAGTGATAGCACTTATTCAGAGTCCCAGGTCTTTCCCAGTATCTGCTTGCCtgatccttttaagtggagagGCCACATATtgagaatctgggaccttctgtgcgcAAAACATGTGCGCTGCTGCTGAGCAATAGCCCTTCCCCACTGCTAGGGTGATTGAGAAGGGGAGCCTTGACATCAGTCTGTGGCGTTCTAAGAATTGACGATTGTGCCATACAGGTATAACTGAGAATGGAAATTGTATTGGCACTGTATAGAATGTTCTCTTAATGGAAACGTTAAGGTCTCtgactagctttttttttttaacagagtgGTTTTTTGCCCAATGTGTTTAAGATGATGTCTCATCGACCAGCAGAATTTAGAGCATTCTTTGCTTATTACAATGCCATAATGAACAAGGAGACAGGTAAGAACAGAAACTGTGCTTGGTCTACAATCTGATGGAAACTCCTCTCCTAATATCACTGCCATTGAATTCCACCAGTGCTGCCGGTGGGTAGATGAGCATTATTACTGCAGGCCTTCCTTGATTCTATCAACAGAAATAAGTACCAGCCAATAATAACTTCCACTGGCTTTGAAATTGTTTTAAGATACTGCACTAgtcttctaatttttttaaaaaaatcgcactCCAGAATTGGAGCTTGCAATAAAGAGGTAATTGTCTAGACCTTTTCATTGTCTGAGCTGAATGCAGTATGCTAGTGGTTCTTAAACTCTGGTTTGGAGACCACTAATGACTGTTGGTGTATTTTCTGAGACCCCAATGAAAATAAGAGGAAATTCTTTTTGAAGTTTCCAGCACATGCTGCATAAACAAGGCACTTCATTGTAAAAGTtataatttaaaatgttaatgttCTTGTCTCTTCAGCAGTGCAAGTGGCTACAGCAGAGACTTCAAAGCCATCTTCCTCTCTTTTCAGACTACTATAATGTGATGGCACTAGATAATATGGCTTAGTATTTAAATATAAAAAGTGGATTTTTTCTCTGTTCTTCTTTGCATTTGCATGGTAATACTTGGTATGCACTGAAAAATCAGCACTCTGGCTATTGCAGTAAAGCAGTTACGGGTCAGATTCATAGCACCCATAAACTTAGATGCAGGATATGAAAGCATAGGTCCTGGGTCATGTGACTCAGTCCCAGGACCATTCTTGAAATATGACCCGCCCTTGGCATGTCTGTTCTTCCATAGGAAACCTAAGCAAGGCTGACAAAGAGCTCATTATTGTGGCTACTAGTGTTGTTAACAAGTGTCCATACTGTGTAATTGCACATGGCGCCTTACATCGGATATATTCCAAAAAACCAACACTGGCAGATCAGGTCAGTATCTGTGTCAATCTCATTAGTATTTTTTTTCTTGGTGCAGCAGATAACCACTTCAGAGGTTCTTAATTTTTCTTTGCTATTGGTCAGTTCCATACAGATACTTGGTAAAACTGTTTGCCAAACAGAGAATTGAATTAAGGGAATTGTATGAAGGGAAATTTGTTCTGGATTCAAATGCTTATTTTCCCAATAGGTAAATCACCCTGGCAAAATTTGCATAGCAGTTTTATTCTTTCTTGGGCACCACACTGGGAATATGATTGCAAGGCAAGCTAAAATACTTTTAAATTGGTATTTATTATAGGTCATGTTGAAAGATTACTGGAGGCATAAGAAAGAACCTGGAATTATTATTCCTTGTATTCTGTATTATACAAAACTGTGGACTTGATAGGTTTATATTGCATTGCAAGAACCTGGATACTTTGCAACTGGGTTAGAGTATTTACAGGCCTTATGAAGCAGTTAAAAAGGGTAGTTACCCAAAGGCTTAGAACTGTGTAAGAGAGGGAATTTTGGCAGGTGCTAATTCTCATTCCACAAAGCTGAGAACTTCCCTCTTCTGTAGAAGTGGCAAAGATATGGGAGTCCTTTACTCCTTTGCATTCCCCTGTTTGGTATCCAGCAGCAATTCATTGTGGTTCACATTCAAGGTCACTCCCTAATCCTTCTTTTCAGCCCTCGCTCTATTGGTCACTGACTTGATGCTGCCTGTAAATTTGGTCATCTACTCGGGTCAGTGATTGGCCATAGCTGGACCTAACTGTTGTGTCCATAATTTCTTGCGGCTTTGCTTTTGTGCAGGTCACAGTGAACTGGAAAATGGCTGACCTAAGTGATCGGGAGCAGGCCATGCTTGAGTTTGCGCTTGCCATCTGTCAAGCAGATACCATCACTGAAGAGCACTTTCAGAAGCTGGAGGCACACGGATTTGACCGAGAAGATGCCTGGGACATAGGCAGTATTTCAGCCTTTTTTGCCATGTCAAATCGCATAGCTCACTTCACAGATATGCATCCAAACCCAGAATTCTACACTATGGGAAGAAtaccaagagagaaagagaaggccaaATCCTCCTAACAATGTTTGATGGCTCCCAGATCTTTGCAAGGACGTTGAGTTCCTGACACTGAGTCCAAGCTTGGCTATTACTTGGTGACAAGTACAAGATCAAAATGGGCAGATATTGGATATCATGAGAAATGAAATTTTCCATTGTATATGACTTTTGAGAGGTTTTCTAGTAGGGTCTCCACTGAAATAAGGTACTCTGGAGACATGGCGAGATTGGACATTTGCCGCTCAATTTCTTTTTATTGTAATCAGTAATATACAGTGATTTCTTAATAACTGCAGGGTTAATGCTTTCATCATATCTATTATTTCTATTAAACCTATTTGGCCAAGCATGTATCTACTACAGCAGATCTTTTTCATGAGCAAAGTTGGAAATAGTTTTTATTGAGACACTGGAAAAGATCATGAGGAAAGTCTTCTGTCTCTTTTCCTCTACCAGTATAAAATTACTGCTCTGTTCTCCTTGCAAAATCTTCTCAGGAGCATTTCCATCTAAGTTATATCAACCTATAAAAATGTGAAAGTTTTTCTAAGGTCTGCATTGCACAGCTCTGCTAAATAACTTTGAAGTTTGTTTCCTTAACTCTTACAAGAAAAGGGGAACAACTAACCAATTTTATGAAGGAACATGCTCCTTGTCTCATATGTTGTCATTTTAATCCTAGTTGTCAAAAAAagctttttgtgtgtggaaaGAATATACTTTGAACTGTTGTCTCCACATCTGCTTTAACCCTAACTTGCTCAAATTACCAGTTGGGTTAGGTAGAGGAGACTGTGGTGCCTGCCCATTGTACATGGGTACAGGAGACTTCAGAGCTACCTGCAGGCAGGTATTGTCCAAAATGCATTCACTCACATCCATTCATTCACAGCCCCATATCTTGTTGCATTTTTCATCAAATATCACTAAAATGGAGTTGAACCTCACTTAGTTCTTTCCCCTACGTACATGAGAGATTATTTAAGGGCAGAGGGGCAATGATGCAGCCTGGTCGGCCTCACTGGCACTCTGGATTAACTGACTGGATATCCTAGAAGAGAATCTGCTGCAATATACACCTGGAATCAGACTGGGCTTTTTCAGCAGACACATCACCGTGGAAAGGGTGCCCTGAAGTAGAAACTCTAACCAATACTGATCTAGAGAGATGGGCTTAATAAGAGATTCAGCATCTAACAGTGGGGTGTAGGCACCATGAAATCACTGAATGTTGTTGGCTTTTCTTGAACACCCTGAGGATCAGCACTTCCCTTATAATTTGCAATGCTTGTATAACTTGTCGTGCCATGAATAAAGTATCTTTGCATATCACACGGTGGTGTCTGTTTTCTGATCTACCAACgggctgcagttcagtggtagagtacctgcttttcatggagaaggtccccagttcaatcctcaTTATTTCGAGGAAGGGCTGGGAAATGCTCCTTTCTGAAACtgcagagaactgctgccagtcattgtagaatGGGGCAGGCAAATGGTCTATCTGGATCTGCTGGTAGAACTCTagatgatttgcagtagattggcaaAGTTCTCTGACTTCCAATGGTTTAACGGCAGTAACAAAATGACTACTTTCCTGTCCCAAGTTACATTAGTGAAATCAAGAAATCTTGGGTAACCAGAAATGTATGTTTATGTGGAAGGACTGTGAGTTCTTTTCAGTTCTGATACTCAAATTCCTGGGTTCAGAATTCTTAAATTTCAGACATAAGCATGGGTAGAATGTAAGTACATTTGCACCAGGCTCTGGTTAGTGGATCTCGGGATTCTAATAAAAATTATAAGTAGATCCTACAATTGAAATCTGCCCATcattagtgtagacagtactgggttaAATGGACTGATGGGGCTGACTTGGCAGAAGGCAGCTTCTTCCTATGAAGTGTCTGTTCTAAGCATTTAAGAAGCTGATGGTATGTGAACTCTTAaaggaggagtgtgtgtgtgtgtgtgtgtgtgctatgtgaccctatgaattggcagcctccaatagcatctgttataaaccaccctgttcagatcttgtaagttcaggtctgtggcttcctttatggaatcaatccatctcttgtttggccctcctctttttctactcccttctgtttttcccagcattgtctttctcatgaatcatgtcttctcattatgtgtccaaattatgataacctcagtttcatcattttagcacctTGCAATAAAGGGTTTTGGCTGCAGTAAGGCTTGTACACCCATCCACCCAGGCTTCCAGCAAGAGCACCTTATCACAATTACCAGTTGCTCTCTGAAAGTGCAatctgacccagagcttggaacgTTCACTGTGAAAGGAAATTAATTCAAGTTCATCATGTCCAAAAAagaactaattccagttcatgttcatccttttacaaaatgaactagtttGGTTCATGTTCAGTTCACAGCTCAATTCAAGTTCATCTGAATGGtcctcagcagtttccccccagcATTCACAATGTTACAAACTGCTAGGCTGAAGCATAAAATGTACTTATGAACACTGAGAAAACATCAACACACGCACACAGTGGAATGTGGgtcatttaatttctttttcccaaCAATTATAATCTTTGAGCTTAAAAGGCCCAAAGAGTTTtaagtgttaaaaaaaaagagagactggAAGATGAAGTAGAAATCTATCAAAGTTCTACCCTAAGACTTAATTCACATTAAGTTCATCTAGTAATTACAGGAACTACTTTTAGGTGTAGTTCAATGAACTAATTGAGTGAGCTTCATTAAATGAAGCTTcctcattccaagcactgatttgGCCTGCGTGCTAGTACGCTatttaaatcccactgagtgtTTGTTACATGTATATTCCGTCTTTCCTCCTAAGGAGCCTGAAGTAACATGCatggctctctctctctacttcctcacaagaaccctgtaaggtaaattaggctgagagataatgactggcccaagatcaaccagtgagcttcatggctgagtgggaatttgaacactgagggacttgcttctaaggCTGCACGCACATTATACCTTTAAAGTATGTCCCCTCCcataaaaaaatcctgggaactgtagttttgttaaggtgctgggaactgtatctCTGCAAGGGGTaaattgcagttcccaggatttttgggtgtgtgtgctttaaatgtgctttaaaggaatggtatgTACGTATCCTAAGTATGCACATTTATGATAGCTTTGGTGGTTCTGCTATCATTGGCTGCTCTTCTCCCCTTATGACCCAATTAGCTTCTCTCTTTTGGGGAGCATGGCCGTGGTGTCAAAATGTGAGTGGGCTGCTATGGGAGACTTTGTCCAgctgttgcctgctttggatcgcTGGGTAGAAGATCCTCCCAGCCTTGTTTGCTCTCTTCCTTGTTCCTTCCCAGAGCAGTGCAAAGAACACACCATGATGATGAGGTGACTTTTACCAGCAGACTCCTGCAGCTCTGCTGTCGGGGTTCCGTTTCCATGAGTATCACAGAGTTAATGCAAAAGACCCTCTGTTAGGTTTCTTTGCTGTCGAAGTAGTGCCACCGTGCAGCATGTGCACCTTGAAGGATGGCAGCCGTGTTTGAGAAGGGGGCGTTTCTTCTTGGGGCAGCCTTCCCATTGGTTCTTTGTGCCTTTGCCTGACTCTAGCGTGTTTGTGTTCTAGCTGtgtacctttgttgttgttatgtgtcttcaagtcgattacaacttacggtgaccctatgaatcagcgacctccaatagcatctgtcatgagtcaccctgttcagaccttgtaagttcaggtctgtggcttcctttatggaatcagcccATCTCtaatttggccttcctctttttctactccctgctgttttacccagcattattgtcttttctagtgaatcatgtcttctcgttatatgtccaaagtatgataacctcagtttaatcattttagcttctaatggtagtgctggtttaatttgttctaacacccaattatttgtctttttcgcagtccatggtatgcgcaaagatctcctccagcaccacatttcaaatgagctgatttttctcttatccgcgtatttcactgtccaactttcacatccatacatagagatcgggaatactatcgtctcaatgatcctgcctttagtgttcagtgatacttctttgcatttcaggactttttctagctctctcatagctgccctccccagtcctagcctccttctgatttcttgactattgtctccattttggttaatgactgtgtcgaggtattgataatctttgacaagttcaatgtccttgttgtcacttttaaagttacataaatcttctgttgtcattactttagtctttttgatgttcagatatagtcctgcttttgcgctttcctctttaactttcatcagcattcatttcaaatcattactggttcctgctagtagtatggtatcgtctgcatatcttaaattattgatatttctccctccaattttcacacctccttcatcttggtccaatcctgctttccatatgatatgttctgcatatagattaaacaaatagggtgataaaatacacccttgtctcacaccctttctgattgagaaccagtcggtttctccatattctgtccttacagtagcttcttgtccagagtatatgttgtgcatcaggacaatcagatgctgtggcatccccatttcttttaaagcattccatagtttttcatgatctacacagtcaaaggctttgctataatctgtaaagcacagggtgatttccttctaaaattccttgctccattccattatccaatgtatgtttgtgaaatGAACTCCGGTGCCTcttgcctttctaaatccagcttggacatctggcattccttgctccgtatatggtaagagcctttgttgtagaatcttgaggattactttacttgcatgggatattacggCAATAGtttagtaattactgcattccctgggatcccctttctttggaattgggatgtatattgaacgcttccagtttgtcggccattgtttagttttccatatttgttgaaacatttttgtcaaagtttggtCAGATTCAGTCACTGTTGACTTAACAGCCCCAATCCTATGTTTGGAATAATTCTCAATGTACCTGGGGTACTGGCAGTGTGGCTTCTGCAGACTGCAAAGTCTCTGAGCAGCACTccacccctcactgcccctttTGTCCTGAAGTGGTGAGAGTGGTCATGTTTTTTGCCTCTTTGAAGAAATACACAGTGTTAATGAAGGGTGTTGGAAGAGCAACTCTGTTCTCCATATACACTTTCAGCTCACTGTGCTTCTCATGGCTCAGACAGGCACCTGAGCTGCTGAACCAGAAGAAAAAGGGAACCAACCAAGGCTAAACTAGGGTAAAAAGTAGAGCAGTGTTCCCCACCATCCTCCTTTAAGTCTATTATATgaaaaaacaaacagcagaaaTAGAGATTTGTGTGCAGCAGGCAGCAGAATAGATTTCAGAATTCCAGTGGCAAGTGACTTATACATTGGGAAGCGGGGAGGGAGGATCTGGGGAATGGAAGAGAAAGAGTGTTGGTGCTCTGGCAGGGAGGATATGTAGACCTATTACCCAATATAAGGAGAGGGTAGCCCTGTtagtttgttgcagcaaacactaagGAGCTACAAGACTAATTAAATGATTATGGAATAGGTTGCTGGACTTCCTATGCTTTtgggcatctgatgaagtggactgtagtccatgaatGCCTCTGCCATAATACATTTCTTAAGTCTCATTGTTGTCCAAACTTCCAAGTTAACAATGGAAACTGTGCAGAGGTTGAGAACTTTATGGGAGCCTCTGGTGGTAACAACCACTTTTCCAGCCCtgctctcatctctctctctcccttgctGGATGgtttgaggagggaggctgagaggCCCTCTTATGCCCCTCTTAtaataagagtcctgctggatcaggccaatggtcaatTTAGTGTagcattctgtcctcacaatagccaaccagatgcctatgggaagctcacaggcaggacatgagcacaagagcgctCTAACCTTTTGgttcccagcaacttgtattcatactgcctctgacagtggaggtagaatgtagccattgtggctggaagccattgatagcctccattaatgtatctaatcctcttttaaagccatgcaggtTGGTGACTGTCACTGCCTCTACTAGGAGCAAATTATGTTGTTTAATTATGCACTGATTGAAAAAATgctttcttctgaattatgctgGTGTGGTTACTGCTCCCAGTCCACACACTCAAGCAGCCGCCACCACTGCACACAGGAAGTTGTGGTGTTAAGGATCCAGTGTGTTTGCAGGTTAAAGAGATGGTTGCTGGTGGATTGGGGAGCTCAGAAGGTGGAATAAGTTTAGAACCAGGATCTGAGTTCAAAAAAATATCAGAAAGACTGGTCTGAAACCACGCCCACCCACAGATGTCTCCTCTTTGGGGAGGGGGTCAGGCAGTACAGCCAATGTCAACATTCAGGGCATATCTGGGCCATGGAATAAGCTGAACAAAATTATTTGACTTTGCTGCACTCTTTATTTTAAATgtggatattgtagagttgccACCtcctgttcttccacctcctgttaaagctttaacagcagcctgacaaATAGAAACTGAACCAATACTTACCATCATTCCATTACTTAAACATTTCAAAACAGGAAAAGAGAACTTTGCTAAGTGCCTTTGTATGTGAAAGAGAAAGTATGCCCCAGAGCAAGACCATTAAAAAATAGTAGTGCTTTCTTCCAAATATGAACATGCAATCCCAGTGAAGTAAAAATTGTGGTTTTAAAATACTGTATGTTATTGATGCTTGTTAAAGGCCATGGTGCTATCTATGCAAACCTGTTTGCAGGTTCTATAAGCAACGGGCATCCAAATAATCTGAAGTTAAGGTACAGACTTTTATTACGGGTATGGGTCAGGAAGGGACTATGGAAAGAATTTCACTAATTGGGTCTTCGGTAACTAACAGTGCAAGGAGATTTCAACAAAAATTGAGTTCTGTATTTGCTGGTCTAAGTGAAATGAATCATTTTCCCCTCCCTCTGACTGCACAAGCATCAGTTTCATTGCAAAAGGATAGTGAGATTTTTACATAGGCAATAAGTTCATTTTATCAGGTTGCTTTGTTGCAGGGAAGAGGAATCAGTTGCTGTGCAGATGCTGTTGGGCCTCCATCAGTCCCAGTGAGCTTGGTCAATGGTGCAGGATTATGGAagcaggagtccaacaacatttggggagtcac is a genomic window of Rhineura floridana isolate rRhiFlo1 chromosome 1, rRhiFlo1.hap2, whole genome shotgun sequence containing:
- the LOC133388545 gene encoding uncharacterized protein LOC133388545, whose protein sequence is MRNLSRLRSSLGRRKPLPFSFPKQSKEHTTIMRRFLTSSFLQLCRRGSVSLLPLRVLGSFRGGPQTGSLNHAHSTEQGNAIKPIGRYPIPIKKDLPYDIVELMEEVEVKSGFLPNVFKMMSHRPAEFRAFFAYYNAIMNKETGNLSKADKELIIVATSVVNKCPYCVIAHGALHRIYSKKPTLADQVTVNWKMADLSDREQAMLEFALAICQADTITEEHFQKLEAHGFDREDAWDIGSISAFFAMSNRIAHFTDMHPNPEFYTMGRIPREKEKAKSS